From the Gasterosteus aculeatus chromosome 13, fGasAcu3.hap1.1, whole genome shotgun sequence genome, one window contains:
- the b3galt8 gene encoding beta-1,3-galactosyltransferase 2 produces the protein MRRHSLRRLVKLFAAAVGLFLSAHILLSGLTSGKHPPKPSPLPAEEYRLVSPETYEYVLNRPAACADRTRPPFLVFMVPVAPAEAAAREAVRETWGAPSEDTLTLFYVGLPEGGRGSRVQALLEEESSARADIIQVNFQDSYQNLTVKTMMMMSWLATHCPNASYAMKADADVFVNVFHLLRRLRSSPGRDFITGSVISDGRPRRSRDSKWHLSKEVYPEDSFPPYVSGAGYVFSADLAPRISWASRFVRPIPLEDVYVGLCLRVLAVRPVYSLGLPTFRNLFEVRQLEYDRCAFARLVLANGFKPSQLLHMWRDFSKDQSGC, from the coding sequence ATGAGGAGACATTCTCTGCGGAGGTTAGTGAAGCTATTCGCCGCCGCGGTCGGGCTCTTCCTGTCGGCGCACATCTTACTCAGTGGTCTGACTTCTGGTAAACATCCGCCGAAGCCGAGTCCCCTTCCCGCGGAGGAATACCGGCTCGTTTCCCCTGAAACATACGAGTATGTTCTCAACCGGCCGGCCGCGTGCGCGGACCGAACCAGACCCCCCTTCCTGGTCTTCATGGTCCCGGTCGCGCCTGCGGAGGCCGCGGCCAGGGAAGCCGTCAGGGAGACGTGGGGGGCTCCGAGTGAAGACACCCTCACCCTGTTCTACGTGGGGCTgccggagggggggcggggctcgcGCGTCCAggccctgctggaggaggagagcagcgcgCGCGCCGACATCATCCAGGTGAACTTCCAGGACAGTTACCAGAACCTGACGGTCAAgaccatgatgatgatgagctggCTGGCCACGCACTGCCCGAACGCCTCCTACGCCATGAAGGCGGACGCCGACGTCTTCGTGAACGTCTTCCATCTCCTCAGGAGACTGAGGAGCTCCCCCGGGCGGGACTTCATCACGGGGTCGGTGATCAGCGACGgcaggccgaggaggagccgcgACAGCAAGTGGCACTTGTCGAAGGAGGTGTACCCGGAGGACAGCTTCCCGCCGTACGTGTCCGGGGCGGGCTACGTCTTCTCGGCCGACCTGGCCCCCAGGATCTCCTGGGCGTCCCGGTTCGTGAGGCCGATCCCCCTGGAGGACGTGTACGTGGGGCTGTGTCTGCGCGTGCTGGCCGTGCGGCCCGTGTACTCACTCGGCCTGCCGACCTTCAGGAACCTGTTCGAAGTCCGGCAGCTGGAGTACGACAGGTGCGCCTTCGCGCGACTGGTGCTCGCCAACGGGTTTAAGCCGTCCCAGCTGCTGCACATGTGGCGGGACTTCTCCAAGGACCAAAGCGGCTGCTGA